Part of the Kamptonema formosum PCC 6407 genome, AATCTACTTACATGGTTTGGCAAAGCGAACAAAATGTTAAAATGCCAGCAGAAATCAGTCTTCAGGAAGAATTTTGGCGAGAGCAAGCTGGAGAAGAAAAAAGTGGAAAACTCCGCTGTCATCCTTGGCAAGATATAGGAGCTAATATTGCAAGTGGTTCGTTTCGCACTTTAGGAATGATTGTGATACCGTGTAGTATGAGTACGGTGGGAAAATTAGCGGCTGGGTTGAGTTCAGATTTGCTAGAACGAGCGGCAGATGTACAGCTTAAGGAGGGGCGAAAATTGGTGCTAGTACCTCGCGAAACGCCTTTTAGTTTAATTCACCTCCGAAATTTGACAGCTTTGGCAGAAGTGGGAGTTAGAATTGTTCCAGCGGTTCCTGCTTGGTATCATAATCCTCAGACAATTGAAGATTTGGTGGATTTTGTGGTAGCTCGTGCATTAGATCAGTTGGATATTGACTGCGTTCCTCTCAAACGCTGGAAAGAAGATTAAAATGGTTAATAGTTAACTGTTAACTGTTACCAAAGAAGGGGCTACGATGCTCAGGACTAGGGACTAGAGAAAGAGAAAGAGAGGGGAAGATGGGGGAGATGGGGAGCAGGGTAGATAGGTAATTAGCGATCACAAATCACCAATTACCAATCACAAATCACCAATTACCAATCACCAATTACCAATTACCAATCACCAATTACCAATTACCAATTACCAACTAACCACTAACCACTAACCACTAACAATTAAAAAAAATGTCTATCGCCCGCGTTGTATTATTTTTAACAGTTATGGGAGTTCTGACACTTTTTGTCCTACAAAATGTGTCGTTTTCGTTATCGCTGGTATTTTTAGGGATGCGATCGCAAACTCTACCCCTATCACTCTGGATTCTGATTAGTCTAGCCGCAGGATTAACCACATCATTTTTGATTTCTGGTGTGTTGGCCTTCTCCAATTATTTAGCTGAAAAAGAATGGCGGACTCGGAATGCAGGCCGCAGAAGTCCAGATAGTTTCTCTGGCGGTACCAATCAAGTAACGCCTCCACCTTCTCCCAGAAAGCCTGATTTAGATCCTTCTGTTGCTAGTTGGCAAACTAAGGAAACTGAGGTAAGTTATTCCCAGCGGAGTGAGAATGAAACCCCAAGTAAGTACAATGTAAAGACATTTGTGCAGGAAATTTCTCAAGCTTTCTCTCCTAATTTCAATGCAGGGGTGGGTTCATTTAGCACCCCAAAAAGTGAGATTGGTGGGGAAAATGTAGGGGTTACAAGTCCAAATGAAGACATTGATGATGATTGGGTGGAAGTTGGCGATGGCCTTAGCAGTCAAAGTGGTGATGATGATTGGGGGGATGAGGAAGAGCAGGAACCCTTATCTAAGAATGATGATATACCGCAAAAACCGATTGATTACGAATCCCCGCAAGAACCGAAAACTCAATCATGGTCTGGTTCTGTTTATTCTTATGGTTATCGTGAACCTAGAAATACAGGGGTGGGTAAAACTGAATCCGTCTACGATGCGGATTTTCGGCTGATTACACCGCCTTATACGCCACCGCCTTATACACCACCGTCTTATACGCCACCGTCTTATACGCCACCTTATACACCCCCATCTCAGAGTGATGATTGGGAAGAGTCAACGAATAATGATGATGATGAGGATTGGGGTTTGGGAGAAGATGACGAGTTTGGTGACGATCGCTCTTTGGATTTGCGTAAGCGCGATCGCAGTTAATTTGATTAAAGATTAGGAAATATTGAAGGAATTGGCAATGGATTTATTAAGGGGAGTAAATCTCTATCTCGTCGGTATGATGGGTGCAGGGAAAACAACAGTAGGGCGGTGGTTGGCATCGGAGCTAGGCTATCATTTTTTTGATACTGATGATGTAATTTCAAAAGTAGCTAATCTATCTATTAGTGAAATTTTTGCTAGAGATGGAGAAGAAGCGTTTCGCCAGCTAGAAAGTCAAGTGCTTGGGGAACTTTCGGCTTATAAAAAGCTAATCGTAGCAACGGGCGGCGGGATTGTCTTGCGGCAAATGAACTGGAGCTATCTTCATCACGGAATTGTGGTATGGCTGGATGTACCTGTGGAAGAACTTTGCGATCGCTTGCGAGAGGATAATTCTCGGCCTCTCCTGCGCGAGGGGGAACCCAGAGCGATACTGCAAAATATCCTTAATCAGAGGCAGCGTTTCTACGCCCAAGCGGATGTCCGAGTTGCTGTAGGGAGCGAAACGCCTGAAGCTGTGGGAATGCNNNNNNNNNNNNNNNNNNNNNNNNNNNNNNNNNNNNNNNNNNNNNNNNNNNNNNNNNNNNNNNNNNNNNNNNNNNNNNNNNNNNNNNNNNNNNNNNNNNNTTTGAAGCTCAATTCGCCTCAGTAGTCGTGCATTTAAGCGAACGCGAAAGAGTTGCCCAAGATGCAGAAAATGACTTGGAGGGACTCAATAAAACTGGATTGATGAAGGAACGCACTGGTCAAACTTTCCAAGGTTTGATTACTGGCGTACAATCTTACGGTTTCTTTGTGGAAGTCGAGATTGTAGTAGATGAGGAAACTCTACGAGTAGAGGGACTGGTTCATGTTTCTTCGCTTAAGGACGATTGGTATGAGTATCGATCGCGCCAGCAGACTCTCGTAGGCCGCAAAAACCGCAATCAATACCGTCTAGGCGATCGCGTAGAAGTACAAGTCAAGAGTGTCGATTATTATCGCCAGCAAATTGACTTAGTAGCTGTTGGTGGTGGTAGTGAGGCTTTTTATGACAGTGATGATTAGTTAACTGTTATTTGTTAACGGTTAACGGTTAACTGTTATTTGTTAAGTAAATCCACCTGATTAAACCCCTAGCCCCTAGCTATAGTTGTCGAAAATGTAACCAAGTATGCGGCATTTAACAAATAAAAACTAACTAATGAACAATCATAAGCCTTTAATCGTAGGAATAACTGGTGCATCGGGATTAATTTATGCAGTAAGAACCATAAAATATCTATTACAAGCAGATTTTGCTGTAGAACTTGTCGCCTCTAAATCTACTTACATGGTTTGGCAAAGCGAACAAAATGTTAAAATGCCAGCAGAAATCAGTCTTCAGGAAGAATTTTGGCGAGAGCAAGCTGGAGAAGAAAAAAGTGGAAAACTCCGCTGTCATCCTTGGCAAGATATAGGAGCTAATATTGCAAGTGGTTCGTTTCGCACTTTAGGAATGATTGTGATACCGTGTAGTATAAGTACGGTGGGAAAATTAGCGGCTGGGTTGAGTTCAGATTTGCTAGAACGAGCGGCAGATGTACAGCTTAAGGAGGGGCGAAANNNNNNNNNNNNNNNNNNNNNNNNNNNNNNNNNNNNNNNNNNNNNNNNNNNNNNNNNNNNNNNNNNNNNNNNNNNNNNNNNNNNNNNNNNNNNNNNNNNNGCTCCCCCACTCCCCCGCCCTTCCCAACAAAAGGGCCCCACCGCTGAAAGGCTGTAGGGCGCAAGGACAGTTAAACGCTTCTTTAATTCTCGGTAAATCTACCCTGAATACGATCGCTCATTGTGACGATTTTCAGAGTGTCCATTCCAAACAGATTGCAGCGTATCAAAAAATGTAACGTAGCCTTTACAAAACTACACTTGCTATAGCTTGTTAGTAATACCTCATGCAATTTTTGTTGGCAGCTTCGCAGGCTGCTTTTTTTCTCTTATCACTATTGCATAACTTTTCAGGATTCCCATGAGAATTAATTTCTCTTCAATTAGCAATTAGCCATTAGCAATTAGCCATTAGCCATTAGCCATTAGCCATTAGCCATTAGCCCTTTTAAAAGTATAGCTTTGCTGCCCCTCCAAATCCCAATCCAATAAGAGAAACAACTGTCAAAATCCAGAAAGCCTGCCACTTTTGAAAACCGGATGTCTGAATATCGAGTCTAGCTAAAGATCCTGCGGAAAGTAGGATTAAACCGGTGGCAAAAAGGTGCAGCCATGCGACAACTACTACTGCAAAAAAAGCAGTAGTAATGATGGAAATAAAAGCCCCGACATCAGTTCTAAACCATCTAAACATTAATCTTTTTGCATGGTTTAGGGGAGCAGTTAATACCCCACATAACAGGAAGATGGCAACTACAGCTAAAAACCAAACTGCTAGGTGAGCATCAGATTTGGATAAATTCCAGCCAAAGGTGCTATAAGTAACAAAAAGTATTGCTAGAGAACTCCAAGGAAGTTTCTTCACGGCTTTTGAGTCACCAAGATTAACCTCTAAAGGTTGGTGGAAATAGCCTGAACAGGACAGGTAGGAATGCACTGTTCGCAAACGATACAGCGCGATCGCGTAAAGGTTAGTTTAAATGTTTCTTTGTCTAAGGTCAAGGCTTCTGTGGGACAAACGCCGGTACAGAGCCCACAGTGTACGCAGATGTCTTCGTCAATTAGTATTTCTCGACTGGCGAGGGATACGGTAATATTCTGCGATCGCATCCAGTCTATAGCTGCGTCCAACTGGTCGATATCTCCGGCCAACTCTAGCACGAGTTTGCCTATTTGATTTGGGGCTACCTGAGCTCGGATAATATTGGCAGCCACATTAAAATCCTTTGCCAGTCGATAGGTGACGGGCATACGGATTGAGCGTTGGGGAAAGGTCAGCGTTACCCGTTTTTTCACGCTCTATGTCCTCTATAATTCACAATTAATCTGTCTCTACTTCTGTTTTACCGCATTTCAGACTGGATCGGAACTTAATTAATATGACAATTCAGAGGTTTTTCTATTGTTTGTTGCTGAGGTACAAATTGTCCCCAAATTATGGTACACTCTTAAGGGAGAAACTTAATCAACTTAAGCAATCTCTATTACTGTTAAAAAAAGCACAATTAAAATTGCAATACTTCAATGAGTCCTAATTCACAAGAATCAACCCCTACGGCTGCAAGTCAGAAGTTGGAATCGAACACAGCAAAACGGCTGAGAAACTTATTGATTGTTTTGGCAGCGATCGCATTGGGGATTTCCCTGTTCTTGGGACTGCAAATCGAAACACCATCAAATGCTCTAACGGAGATGGCAGAAGCATCGACACCGCTAGAAGTTGCTGTCAGCAACGGTAAGCCGACTCTGGTAGAATTTTATGCCAATTGGTGTGGTAGCTGTCAGGCGATGGCAAAGGATATGAGCGAAGTTAAGGAAAAATACAGCGATCGCATAAATTTTGCGATGTTGAATGTAGATAATAACAAATGGTTGCCAGAGGTGCTCAAATACAGAGTGGATGGCATTCCCCACTTTGTATTTTTGAGCGATCGAGGAGAGGCGATCGCTCAGACTATAGGCGAAGCCCCACGCAATATAATGGAATCTAATTTAGAAGCTTTAATTGCTGGTAAAGCGTTACCCTACGCGGAAGCTACAGGTCAAGTTTCCAGTTTTAAACCACCAGTAACTCCTTCCAAAGCTAGCACAGCAGATCCGCGATCGCACGGCAGCCAAGTTCAGTAAGATTAAGTATTAATATCTCTGAAGGCAGACGGAAGACCGAAGACGGAAGAACGAAAATGCAATAACACCAGGAGTTTCAGCAATAACCTCCTAACCATCAAGGCGGTTGATAAAATTAAATAATTTAATCGGGAGTATGTAGTTGGGGTGCGATCGCTAAAACCCCACTACATCCAAAATGGTTAAGTTATTTAATCGTAGTGAAAAGTCAACAATCACTGAGGAATTTTGACAGATGGCGACTGACAAAACTGGATTAAGCATCAGCGCGATCGCAATTCGCCGCCATATCGGGACAATCATGCTCACCCTCGCGATCGCCGTCGTGGGTCTATTTTACATCACTCAACTCCCCGTCGATCTCCTCCCATCCATCACCTATCCCCGCATCGGCGTGCGCCTTGAGGCCCCCGGAATCTCCCCAGAAGTAGCAGTTGACGAAATCACCCGCCCCCTAGAACAAGGACTCTCAGCCACCGAAGGAGTCACCCAAGTCTTCTCCCGTACCCGCGAAGGCCAAGTTAGCGTCGATTTATTCTTCAAACCAGGAGGAAACATCGACCAAGCCCTCAACGACGCAACCGCCGCCGTCAACCGCATCCGCAACCAACTTCCAGATACAGTCGAAGCCCCCAGATTATTTAAAGTTGACCCCTCCCAGCAGCCAGTTTACGAATTTGGCCTCACCTCAGACTCCTTGCGGGGAGTCGATTTGCGCGTATTTGCTGACGAAGAACTCGCGCGCGAGCTCAACGTCATACCAGGCTTAGCCGCCGTTGACGTTTCCGGCGGCGTACAAGAAGAAATCCAAGTTAACCTCGACTTAAACCGCCTACAAGCCTTGGGAGTCAACGTTTCTGACGTACTCTCCACCCTACAAGACCGCAACCAAGACACCTCCGGCGGTAGACTACAACAAGAATCCGGCGAACCCTTAACGCGGACAATAGGGCGCTTTCAAAATGCCAGTGAAATCCGCGATCTTTCCTTCCAAATCGCAGGTTCTAATCCCCCCAAACGAGTTTATATCCGCGACTTTGCCGAAGTCATAGACGGTACTGAAGAAGAACGAGTTAAAGTATTTCTCAATCAGACACCCGCAGTAAAAATCAGCATTCAGAAGCAGCCAGATGCCAATACCATCACAGTTGTAGATGGTATTAAAAAGCGCCTCGAAGAGTTGAGAAAGTCGGGGGTAATTACCCCCGACATGACAATTACAACTACCCTGGATGAATCAAGATTTATCCGCGATTCTATTTCCAATGTATTGTTTTCAGGTTTAAGCGGATCTGTCTTAGCTGGTATTGCCGTGTTACTTTTCCTGGGTTCTCTACGACAGACCCTAATTATTGTCCTGGCAATTCCCCTAGCCACACTCACGGCTATTATTCTGATGGGACTGTTTCACCTGTCTATTAACATCTTCAGTTTAGGCGGTTTAGCCTTGGGTGTTGGGATTGTCGTAGACAACTCAATTGTGATGCTAGAAAATATAGTTGAGGGAGTTAATAAAAATAAAAGCAAAACAACTAACGGCAAAAGAACAAGCATACTTGATGCAGCCGAAAAAAGTAGTCAAGAACTCGAATCAGCTTTATTTGCCTCTACTGCTACCAACTTAGTTGCCGTCCTCCCATTTTTGCTAATAGGAGGCTTTATCTCCTTACTTTTCAACGAGTTAATTCTGACAATTACTTTCGCCGTAGCTGCTTCTTTAATTGTCGGTTTAACAATTGTCCCGATGATGACTTCTCGCCTATTAGCCGTGAGATTTTCCAGCGGTGTGGGCAAATTTTGGGCCTTGCGGGCATTTAATCGAGCCTTCCACAGCGCTACATTAGGCTACGGCAGATTTTTAGGAGCAATTCTGCGGTGGCGGTTAATAATAATTGTACTTGCTATTGTTATTTTGGGTTTCAGTAGTTTGCAGATGGTGGGTCAAATTCCCCAAGAAATTTTACCCAGAATTAATACTGGTCAAGCTAGATTATTTGCTCAGTTTCCAGCGGGTACAAACTTGGAAACTAACGAAAAAGTAATGAAGACTGTGGATGAACTTCTGAGCAAGCAGCCAGAAACTTTGTATACTTTAACAACAGCGGGAGGGCTACTTTTTGGTAACAATACCGTTGAAAATTTACTCAGGGGAAGCAGTACAATTACACTGAAGCCAGGAACGAACGTTGCCGATTTTGTTGAGCGCATGACTCAGGAATTAAATAAACTGAAATTAGTTGATACTCGCCTACGTTTAGCACCAGAAAACGTGCGCGGTTTAATTCTGACTAATTCTCCCGTGCGGGGTGGTGAAGTTGACTTAATTCTTCAAGGCGAAAATCCAGAAATATTGCAACAAACAGGGCGGCAAATATTAAAAACCTTTGAGGAAAAGGTTAAATTAGTCAGGTTTAGACCTGATGGCGACCCTCAACAACCGGAGGTACAAATCCGCCCTGACTGGGAAAGATTGGCGACTTACGGATTTAGTGCTAGAGAAATTGGAGAGTCAATTCAGACAGCAATTCAAGGTGCAGTTCCTACTCAGTTACAGCGGGGAAATCGGTTAATAGATGTGCGGGTACAATTCGATCGCAACTCTGTCAAATCAGTATCAGAACTAAGTTATATTCCCTTATTTGGCAGCAATAATAATGTAATTAGATTGAGTGATGTGGCGACTATCAATCTAGGTAAAGCCCCTGGGGAAGTTCAACGCCTGAATCAGCGCCAAGTTTTCTTAATTGTTGGTAATTTGAATAAGGGTGCAAGTTTAGGTGAAGCTTTACAGCAAGTAGATGCAGTGGTAAGTGAATTGAAGTTACCCCCAGGAGTACAAGTTGTACCGAGTTCGGCGGCTGAAACTAATCAGGAATTGCAATCTTCCCTAAAAATATTGGGTGGGTTAGCGGCTTTTTTAGTATTTGTAGTGATGGCCGTACAGTACAATTCTCTAGTCGATCCGTTAGTGATTATGTTAACAGTCCCGCTGTCTTTGGCTGGGGGGATTTTAGGGCTTTATGTAACTAAAACTGCGATTGGGGCGACGGTAATTGTAGGTGCGATTTTGTTGGTGGGAATCGTGGTGAATAATGCTATTCTGATGGTGGAATTGGCAAACCAAATTCGGGAAGAAGAAGGAGTTGACCGAAAAACAGCAATTGTCAGGGCCGCACCTCAACGTTTACGCCCGATTATGATGACGACAATTACCACAGTTTTAGGTTTATTTCCTTTAGCTTTGGGGATTGGCGATGGTTCGGAGTTTCTGCAACCGCTAGGGGTGGTGGTGTTTTCTGGTTTGTCTCTGGCAACGGTATTGACTCTGTTTATTATTCCCTGTTTTTATATTTTGCTGCACGACTTTTTTGGGTTATTTGCAGCGAAGAGGAAACCGCACGCGATTGCTATTCCTGTGCATAAAACAGCGAGAAAGACTACGAATTTATAGATGAATTTATAGCAATTCAGCAACGAAAGCCAAGCAGGTTATCTGCTAGCGAATCGCCAGACAACACGCTCTTTAGTGCCTTTCTAGTTACTAAATAAATAACTTTCCAAGGATATCCCATGACTTTATATACAGAGAATGCCCAACCTGAAGACGAAAACTCATCCTCATTGCTACTAGAAATGATGTATGGCTTTAAAATATCTCAGGCTCTTTTTGTAGCGGCTAAACTGGAAATTGCAGATATTCTGAGTGACGGTTCTAAGACTGCTGATGAACTTGCGAAAGCTGCTGGTCTAAATTCTCAGGGTATTTATCACCTGATGCGTATGCTAGTAAGTGTTGGTGTGTTTTCTCTGGAAGAGAATAACAAGTTTCGCTTAAATTCTTTGGGAAAACATCTGTTGACTGGTACTTCTGATTCTTTACGAGGTACGGTGATGGCAATGGGTGATGAACTATATCAAGGATGGGGTAATTTACTATACGGTATAAAAACTGGAGA contains:
- a CDS encoding flavin prenyltransferase UbiX, with amino-acid sequence MNNHKPLIVGITGASGLIYAVRTIKYLLQADFAVELVASKSTYMVWQSEQNVKMPAEISLQEEFWREQAGEEKSGKLRCHPWQDIGANIASGSFRTLGMIVIPCSMSTVGKLAAGLSSDLLERAADVQLKEGRKLVLVPRETPFSLIHLRNLTALAEVGVRIVPAVPAWYHNPQTIEDLVDFVVARALDQLDIDCVPLKRWKED
- a CDS encoding LapA family protein — encoded protein: MSIARVVLFLTVMGVLTLFVLQNVSFSLSLVFLGMRSQTLPLSLWILISLAAGLTTSFLISGVLAFSNYLAEKEWRTRNAGRRSPDSFSGGTNQVTPPPSPRKPDLDPSVASWQTKETEVSYSQRSENETPSKYNVKTFVQEISQAFSPNFNAGVGSFSTPKSEIGGENVGVTSPNEDIDDDWVEVGDGLSSQSGDDDWGDEEEQEPLSKNDDIPQKPIDYESPQEPKTQSWSGSVYSYGYREPRNTGVGKTESVYDADFRLITPPYTPPPYTPPSYTPPSYTPPYTPPSQSDDWEESTNNDDDEDWGLGEDDEFGDDRSLDLRKRDRS
- a CDS encoding shikimate kinase, encoding MDLLRGVNLYLVGMMGAGKTTVGRWLASELGYHFFDTDDVISKVANLSISEIFARDGEEAFRQLESQVLGELSAYKKLIVATGGGIVLRQMNWSYLHHGIVVWLDVPVEELCDRLREDNSRPLLREGEPRAILQNILNQRQRFYAQADVRVAVGSETPEAVGM
- a CDS encoding S1 RNA-binding domain-containing protein; the encoded protein is FEAQFASVVVHLSERERVAQDAENDLEGLNKTGLMKERTGQTFQGLITGVQSYGFFVEVEIVVDEETLRVEGLVHVSSLKDDWYEYRSRQQTLVGRKNRNQYRLGDRVEVQVKSVDYYRQQIDLVAVGGGSEAFYDSDD
- a CDS encoding flavoprotein, with the translated sequence MNNHKPLIVGITGASGLIYAVRTIKYLLQADFAVELVASKSTYMVWQSEQNVKMPAEISLQEEFWREQAGEEKSGKLRCHPWQDIGANIASGSFRTLGMIVIPCSISTVGKLAAGLSSDLLERAADVQLKEGR
- a CDS encoding NIL domain-containing protein — translated: MKKRVTLTFPQRSIRMPVTYRLAKDFNVAANIIRAQVAPNQIGKLVLELAGDIDQLDAAIDWMRSQNITVSLASREILIDEDICVHCGLCTGVCPTEALTLDKETFKLTFTRSRCIVCEQCIPTCPVQAISTNL
- a CDS encoding thioredoxin family protein, with protein sequence MSPNSQESTPTAASQKLESNTAKRLRNLLIVLAAIALGISLFLGLQIETPSNALTEMAEASTPLEVAVSNGKPTLVEFYANWCGSCQAMAKDMSEVKEKYSDRINFAMLNVDNNKWLPEVLKYRVDGIPHFVFLSDRGEAIAQTIGEAPRNIMESNLEALIAGKALPYAEATGQVSSFKPPVTPSKASTADPRSHGSQVQ
- a CDS encoding efflux RND transporter permease subunit, with the protein product MATDKTGLSISAIAIRRHIGTIMLTLAIAVVGLFYITQLPVDLLPSITYPRIGVRLEAPGISPEVAVDEITRPLEQGLSATEGVTQVFSRTREGQVSVDLFFKPGGNIDQALNDATAAVNRIRNQLPDTVEAPRLFKVDPSQQPVYEFGLTSDSLRGVDLRVFADEELARELNVIPGLAAVDVSGGVQEEIQVNLDLNRLQALGVNVSDVLSTLQDRNQDTSGGRLQQESGEPLTRTIGRFQNASEIRDLSFQIAGSNPPKRVYIRDFAEVIDGTEEERVKVFLNQTPAVKISIQKQPDANTITVVDGIKKRLEELRKSGVITPDMTITTTLDESRFIRDSISNVLFSGLSGSVLAGIAVLLFLGSLRQTLIIVLAIPLATLTAIILMGLFHLSINIFSLGGLALGVGIVVDNSIVMLENIVEGVNKNKSKTTNGKRTSILDAAEKSSQELESALFASTATNLVAVLPFLLIGGFISLLFNELILTITFAVAASLIVGLTIVPMMTSRLLAVRFSSGVGKFWALRAFNRAFHSATLGYGRFLGAILRWRLIIIVLAIVILGFSSLQMVGQIPQEILPRINTGQARLFAQFPAGTNLETNEKVMKTVDELLSKQPETLYTLTTAGGLLFGNNTVENLLRGSSTITLKPGTNVADFVERMTQELNKLKLVDTRLRLAPENVRGLILTNSPVRGGEVDLILQGENPEILQQTGRQILKTFEEKVKLVRFRPDGDPQQPEVQIRPDWERLATYGFSAREIGESIQTAIQGAVPTQLQRGNRLIDVRVQFDRNSVKSVSELSYIPLFGSNNNVIRLSDVATINLGKAPGEVQRLNQRQVFLIVGNLNKGASLGEALQQVDAVVSELKLPPGVQVVPSSAAETNQELQSSLKILGGLAAFLVFVVMAVQYNSLVDPLVIMLTVPLSLAGGILGLYVTKTAIGATVIVGAILLVGIVVNNAILMVELANQIREEEGVDRKTAIVRAAPQRLRPIMMTTITTVLGLFPLALGIGDGSEFLQPLGVVVFSGLSLATVLTLFIIPCFYILLHDFFGLFAAKRKPHAIAIPVHKTARKTTNL